The DNA segment CTTGGTCTGCATCAACAGCGGCAGCTCACCTATTTCGTCGAGAAAGACAGTGCCACCTTCGGCTTGCTCAAGCAGCCCCGCCTTACCCTGGCGCGCCGCACCACTGAACGCACCAGCCTGATAACCGAACATCTCCGATTCGAACAGATTGTCGGGAATCGCTCCGCAGTTGACCTCAATGAAAGGGCCATCGCCACGTCGGCTCCAGCGATGTAGCTGCCGGGCGAACGCCGTTTTACCAACGCCGGACTCCCCCAGCATCAGCACGGTGGCATCAGAGGGCGCCACCCGCTTGAGCAGCAGGGCGATTTCCCGCATGACGCCGCTGCGCACGCGTAGCTCACCCAAGGCATCGTCCAGCGTCTGGTCATCAGCACCTTGCGGCAAACGGTGACGTTTCAGATGCTCGCTGAAGCGTTTCTGCAGCAGCGAATATTCGTCTTGAAGCAGCTGGATATCTGTGAGGTCCCGCGAACGGCTGACTATTCGCTCGAGGCGGCCAGCAACGAACACCGGATACGCTTCGGCAATCACACTCCGCCCGGTACCGGTCACCTGCATCAGCTGCGCCATTTTTCCGGTTCGCATGACTTCCAGGGTGATAGAGGGCTTTAATACGCCACGCGCCTCCAACTCCTGCACCGTTGTGCCCATCAGCTCTCGACGTGAAAGACCGTAGACCGCGGCGGCGCCCGGGCTTACGTCCAGTATCTGGCCGTCGCCGGCGACGATGAAGAAGTGATCGCTGGCCGTCTCAACGATGGTCTCCAGCACATACTTGTCGATGTCGCTCACCTGGAGCTCCCTTTCCAACACTATTGATTCATTATTGTATCGATGATTCATTTTAGAATCAAAACTCCGCGCTATTGATACATTTATGCATCGATTGCAGTGGTCATGCGCCTCACGGCGGGCTTCCGTAGTTGGCACGGGAACTGCTGAGGTATGGAGTGCTTAACGATCCATAAAAACAAAGTCACGATATCAGGCCGGCTATTCAGCCGACTCGATAACAATGCCTCGAAGGGGCTTCAACAGGGAGAGAACATGAGCGATTTCAACCAACCTATGGGTGGCAACGAGATGCCTCGGTTCGGTGGCCCCGCCACCATGATGCGATTGCCAGCGCAGGACACCGCCGAGGGTCTGGATGTTGCCTTCGTCGGCATTCCCATGGATATCGGCACCTCGAACCGCCCGGGAACGCGCCTAGGGCCACGGCAAATTCGCGATGAGTCGCGCATGCTGCGCCCTTACAATATGGCGACCCGGGCCGCCCCCTTCGACAGCTTGCAGGTCGCCGATATCGGCGACG comes from the Marinobacter psychrophilus genome and includes:
- a CDS encoding sigma-54 interaction domain-containing protein produces the protein MSDIDKYVLETIVETASDHFFIVAGDGQILDVSPGAAAVYGLSRRELMGTTVQELEARGVLKPSITLEVMRTGKMAQLMQVTGTGRSVIAEAYPVFVAGRLERIVSRSRDLTDIQLLQDEYSLLQKRFSEHLKRHRLPQGADDQTLDDALGELRVRSGVMREIALLLKRVAPSDATVLMLGESGVGKTAFARQLHRWSRRGDGPFIEVNCGAIPDNLFESEMFGYQAGAFSGAARQGKAGLLEQAEGGTVFLDEIGELPLLMQTKLLRVIQDGILTRLGDTRPRRVDFRLVVASNQDLARRVEEGGFRLDLYYRLNVIPITLPPLRDRREDIPALVEVCLAQLNQRYGRQKLLHASVWPELMGGDWPGNVRELENWLERAWLLTPGDQIDASAVRACGITDEPAPAGVASVETMLTGMADGETLKSYLARAERQVLSDLCDTLPTTYAIAERLGISQPSVVRKLKRHGLKATKQRH